The genomic interval TTTCCGGCCTCGCCGTACACCTTGAAGCCCGGCTGCACGCATCAAGCGGGCTACCTGGTCACGGCCGATATTCCATCCGGCACGAGCCATGGCATGCCACATTTTCCGGATCCCATACACGGAATAGTTCTCTTTATGGATCCGTGAGAGCTCACCGATAATGATTGCCGTCATTCTTGCAGTCCAAGCAACAATCACTGCATATAAAAATGGAGTTTCAAAAGCTACGCTAGCTCGTGAAATAGCTATGGCATTGCCAGCAGTTTTTTCTGCAACAGCCATAGTTGCGATCGCTGCGGTGCTGGGAATAATTATTGGTCATTATGTCAAAACAATTTTTGTGCTTCCTGTTGCAGGAATTGGGGTAGCTGCTCTATTTATTGCTTATTTTCCCGGTTTTAATGCTGACATAGAAAGCGATTATGCCAAGTCGTATGGATACACGCATTGCACTACTGGCACCACCCCAACAGTGTGTACTACTGAGCCCAATGTTCCGTACCTAAAATCAGCGGCCAATGCGGCCCATCAACTTTATGAGCAGGCCCCTAATCCAGATGTACTCCCCGACACAATTAATTTGATTAATAATAGCTTTTGGCCGTTGCCCAAACCGATGGCTGCAATCGGGCTGAGTAAAGATCGTACGTGGAACGCAGATACTGCCATTAATAATGCGCGTCAAAGCCTTGCTCAAACGATTTTCATGTCTTGCCCGGGGCTGTCATTGCCAGCATTCATCAGGCTGTTGGTATAGAAACAGGATTAACCGAGGATACTATAGATCCAACAGAGATTCGCGATTGTCTAAGCAGTTTTGAGAATGAGCGATAATGCTACGGATTATTAAGAGCTCGGGATGCATCTCGAGAGTACGAAGTTGCGTTATACGGCTCACCCTCATGCCAGCGTAAAAGTAACCCCCCTGCCGAGCCGCGTAGTTTCGCAGGCGGGGCAGGGGGGAAGAAATTACTTTTCGTCCAATTTCTTCTTGACGGCCTCTTGGACCTGGTCGACTTTGTCTGCAAACTTGCCGTCGGTTTTCTCGTCGACAAGATCACCAACTTTTTCTACTGCGTCCTTTACCTTGTCGGCGTTTTGATCCAGCAGTTCTTTGGCCTTGTTGAGGATGTCCATGAGATTCTCCTTATGTTGAGGGGCAGTTATCACATTTAAGGGTAATACAACCTGCGGATTTGGGGGTGGGATCGGCTCGGGGTCAGGGGTGCTCTAGGAAGCGGGTTACGAGTCGCTGATAGCCGGCAACCGTGAGTTCCAGATCCTCTAAGTAAAGAAACTCGTCATGGGAATGAAGTTGTGCATGTGCGTGTCCTAATGTGCGCTGTTTGGCGTGCACAGCAAAGCCGTAGCCGACCCCATCTGCGCGCCGGGCAAAGCGCAGGTCAGAGCCTCCGGGTGCGATCATGGGG from Corynebacterium ulcerans carries:
- a CDS encoding antitoxin codes for the protein MDILNKAKELLDQNADKVKDAVEKVGDLVDEKTDGKFADKVDQVQEAVKKKLDEK